A section of the Hippea sp. KM1 genome encodes:
- a CDS encoding pyrimidine 5'-nucleotidase produces MKVFLVDVDNTLYPEESGVFELVDKRINSYMVEFLGMDEKEVPRKRIEYWHTYGTTMAGLMRHYNIDPYHFLEYTHDVDLDSLIKPNPALREKLKKMEAVKIAFTNAPLKHAQKVLSLLGVEDLFVDIFDIISADFIGKPHKYPYVKIINQTKAEDYIMADDFERNIETAKSLGIFSIHVGKHASKGHLNVRFFEDIPIDVVNR; encoded by the coding sequence ATGAAGGTCTTTTTGGTTGATGTGGATAATACCTTATACCCTGAGGAAAGCGGCGTATTTGAGCTTGTGGATAAAAGAATCAACAGCTATATGGTTGAGTTCCTTGGTATGGACGAAAAAGAGGTGCCAAGAAAAAGGATAGAGTATTGGCATACATACGGCACAACGATGGCTGGCCTTATGAGGCATTACAACATAGACCCTTACCATTTTTTGGAATATACCCATGATGTTGATTTGGATTCCTTGATAAAACCCAACCCAGCCTTGAGGGAGAAGCTAAAGAAGATGGAGGCGGTCAAGATCGCCTTTACCAATGCGCCGCTTAAGCATGCACAAAAGGTGTTGTCTTTGCTTGGTGTTGAGGATCTGTTTGTTGACATATTTGATATAATAAGCGCCGATTTTATAGGTAAGCCGCACAAGTACCCCTATGTAAAGATTATCAATCAGACGAAGGCTGAGGATTACATAATGGCGGATGATTTTGAGAGGAATATAGAGACCGCCAAATCGTTGGGTATATTCAGCATACATGTGGGTAAACACGCCTCCAAAGGGCATCTCAATGTTAGGTTTTTTGAGGATATACCGATTGATGTGGTTAATCGTTGA
- a CDS encoding cation:proton antiporter produces the protein MIDSLTLIVILSFIIPIIAARITRDLVPSVAFEIFVGFLIGKSGLNLIHTGSETIEFLSNFGLAFLMFLGGLETQITTKKHAGGFVNSPYSLATMIFILTFAASWFMSSFLIKLFHCSKSVFYMTLIFSTTSVAIVFPTLKSRADLKSTYKQTLLYAAFLADFLTLIAITLFSLYKEKNRITSEILIFFLLITVVFLFIGLIKKAPENQNITKPFQMVKYKPHIQIGIRGSFAILFFFIFLSEKLGVEVILGSFLAGIIISNLNKSRVKVLRAKLDAIGYGFFIPVFFIYQGAKSSIPIKAEAGIEFIAITVIGAMAIKVVASLPLLIRFSLKETLAGGFLLSGRLSLIIAASIIGLKLNLINKEINSAIIILAAITCILSPSLFNIILKPKKRMLFND, from the coding sequence ATGATAGATTCACTAACCCTGATTGTCATATTGAGCTTTATCATACCCATCATAGCTGCAAGGATAACAAGGGATTTGGTGCCGTCTGTGGCCTTTGAGATATTCGTCGGGTTTCTTATAGGAAAAAGCGGCCTAAATCTAATACACACAGGCTCAGAGACCATAGAATTCCTCTCCAATTTCGGATTAGCCTTTCTGATGTTCTTGGGAGGGCTTGAAACCCAGATTACAACAAAAAAGCACGCAGGCGGATTTGTCAACTCACCGTATTCCTTAGCGACAATGATATTCATCTTAACATTTGCGGCATCGTGGTTTATGTCCTCTTTTTTGATTAAACTCTTCCACTGCTCAAAAAGCGTCTTCTATATGACCCTGATTTTTTCAACCACATCGGTTGCTATCGTCTTTCCAACCCTAAAATCCAGAGCAGACCTAAAAAGCACATACAAGCAAACCCTCCTCTATGCGGCCTTTTTAGCGGATTTTCTGACCCTCATAGCCATAACCCTATTTTCGTTGTATAAGGAGAAAAACAGAATAACATCGGAGATACTCATATTCTTTCTATTGATAACCGTGGTATTTCTATTTATAGGCCTCATCAAGAAGGCCCCAGAGAACCAGAACATAACAAAGCCCTTTCAGATGGTTAAATACAAACCCCATATACAGATAGGTATCAGGGGCTCCTTTGCCATTCTATTCTTCTTTATATTCCTATCTGAGAAGTTGGGAGTTGAGGTCATATTGGGGAGCTTTCTTGCAGGCATCATCATATCAAATCTAAACAAAAGCAGGGTTAAGGTATTAAGGGCCAAGCTTGACGCTATAGGATACGGCTTCTTTATACCGGTTTTTTTCATATATCAGGGGGCCAAATCCTCAATACCCATAAAAGCCGAGGCGGGGATTGAGTTTATAGCAATAACGGTCATAGGGGCAATGGCCATAAAGGTGGTTGCAAGCCTGCCGCTTCTGATCAGGTTCTCCTTAAAAGAAACATTGGCTGGGGGGTTCCTTCTAAGCGGTAGACTCAGCCTGATAATTGCAGCAAGCATAATTGGACTGAAATTAAACCTCATAAACAAGGAGATCAACTCGGCTATCATAATCCTTGCCGCTATAACCTGCATACTCTCCCCTTCCCTATTCAATATAATACTAAAGCCCAAAAAACGGATGCTATTTAACGATTAA
- a CDS encoding RidA family protein, with amino-acid sequence MRINTKNAPEALGPYSQAIKKGDFCFVSMQLGIDPSNGEIVSNDVKEQTRRVIENIGTILKEAGFSLDDVVKATLYLTDLGDFSAVNDVYGEYFKNKPARSLVIQSAMPKGARVALDVIAMRG; translated from the coding sequence ATGCGCATCAATACAAAAAATGCACCCGAGGCTTTAGGGCCTTACTCCCAGGCCATCAAAAAGGGCGACTTCTGCTTTGTATCCATGCAGCTGGGCATTGACCCCTCAAACGGAGAGATTGTTTCGAATGATGTAAAAGAACAGACAAGAAGGGTTATAGAGAATATAGGGACCATACTGAAGGAGGCCGGGTTTTCTTTGGATGATGTGGTAAAGGCCACGCTGTATCTGACAGACCTTGGGGATTTCTCTGCTGTTAACGATGTTTACGGTGAATACTTTAAAAACAAACCGGCAAGGTCGCTTGTAATACAATCAGCCATGCCAAAAGGGGCAAGGGTCGCATTGGATGTTATTGCTATGAGGGGATAG
- a CDS encoding glycyl-radical enzyme activating protein has translation MRGLIFDIKRYSIHDGPGVRTTVFFKGCPLRCLWCHNPESQKPYQQIIYYEQKCIRCLTCKAVCEKKAISFINNRIEINTRLCDMCGKCWQNCPTNALEVVGQYYEIDELIKELTKDSVFFEDGGGITISGGEPFVQYDFLMELLKALKEKGLHIALDTTGYTAEEKLLSTVEFVDLYLYDLKIMDPSKHKRYTGVDNKTILSNLEALDKKDAKIAIRIPIIPTINDDEENINATIDFLKQLNNVVSVDLLPYHSMMVDKYKRLKMPFLLGDIKKPTDEEMERLKEAFQNEGFRVNIGG, from the coding sequence ATGAGAGGTTTGATCTTCGACATTAAACGATACTCAATCCATGATGGGCCTGGCGTTAGAACAACCGTATTCTTTAAGGGTTGCCCCTTGAGGTGTCTGTGGTGCCACAATCCGGAAAGCCAAAAGCCCTATCAGCAGATAATCTATTACGAACAAAAGTGCATAAGATGCCTAACATGCAAGGCCGTCTGCGAAAAGAAGGCTATATCGTTTATCAACAACAGGATAGAGATAAACACCCGCCTCTGCGACATGTGCGGCAAATGCTGGCAGAACTGCCCAACAAACGCCTTGGAGGTTGTGGGGCAATACTATGAAATAGATGAGCTAATCAAGGAGTTAACAAAAGATTCCGTATTCTTTGAGGACGGTGGGGGCATAACCATCTCAGGGGGTGAGCCGTTTGTCCAATACGACTTCTTAATGGAACTGCTAAAGGCGCTAAAGGAAAAGGGTCTGCATATAGCCCTCGACACAACGGGTTATACAGCAGAAGAAAAGCTCCTATCGACGGTTGAGTTTGTGGATCTATACCTGTATGATTTAAAAATCATGGATCCATCCAAGCACAAACGATACACAGGCGTCGATAACAAAACAATACTCAGCAACTTAGAGGCACTGGATAAAAAAGATGCAAAAATTGCAATCAGAATACCAATAATTCCAACAATCAACGATGATGAGGAAAATATAAATGCAACAATAGATTTCCTAAAACAACTAAACAATGTGGTTTCGGTTGACCTTCTGCCGTATCACTCCATGATGGTGGATAAATACAAGAGGCTAAAGATGCCGTTTCTGCTTGGTGATATCAAAAAACCAACCGATGAGGAGATGGAAAGGCTTAAGGAAGCCTTTCAAAACGAGGGTTTTAGAGTAAACATAGGAGGTTAA
- a CDS encoding NUDIX hydrolase: MLIEKLKSSLNGEHSPISTNAKESAVIIPLLKTESGWLVIFEKKPSYDRLHPSQISFPGGSREEKDKTFIDTAVRETEEELGIKRQNIEIIGAVEPTKTLTTNFIIYPFVGLIRQNPPYSINTQEVEKIIFIPLDYLIDNSPIPIGIYTFRGRQRKTPMLNYKGEIIWGATARILNKFIPIVKSIL, translated from the coding sequence ATGTTGATAGAAAAACTGAAAAGCTCGCTAAACGGAGAACACAGTCCAATATCCACAAATGCCAAAGAGTCTGCTGTTATAATACCGCTTCTAAAAACAGAAAGCGGCTGGCTTGTGATCTTTGAAAAAAAGCCCTCCTACGATAGGCTCCACCCATCTCAGATATCCTTCCCAGGCGGCTCAAGGGAAGAAAAGGACAAAACCTTTATCGATACGGCCGTAAGGGAAACCGAGGAAGAATTAGGCATAAAAAGGCAAAACATAGAAATCATAGGGGCGGTGGAGCCCACAAAAACCCTGACGACGAACTTCATCATCTACCCGTTTGTTGGCCTGATAAGACAAAATCCTCCCTATAGCATAAACACCCAAGAGGTGGAAAAAATCATTTTCATACCGCTTGACTATTTAATAGACAACTCACCCATACCCATAGGAATCTATACATTTAGAGGCAGGCAAAGAAAAACGCCAATGCTGAACTATAAGGGTGAAATAATATGGGGTGCAACGGCAAGAATATTAAATAAATTCATACCCATCGTAAAATCGATACTATGA
- a CDS encoding AMP-binding protein → MNISQKILDSLEGNPNKRLVFEDTIYTYGYIASMIRKAASLLRKLGVSFGDRVALQLPKSMEFIYFHFANMLIGAITLPLNPSYSEAETEYYLSDSGSYLFITTKENSQRLKGVIDRLKIKTFLVDEEMDKINDVGEYKEKPTTQPDDVAIIAYTSGTTGRSKGAMITHKNLITNMEALKKLWRMTDKDKLLHVLPIFHVHGLVVALQGGLNAAMDIVMHEKFDPIRTLKTIESERITLFMGVPTIYSRLTDALQKLEGRIDLSSMRLFISGSAPLTKVLFEKFYSLTGHRILERYGMSEAGMITSNPYEPKERIPLSVGYPLEGCSIKIVKDGKEAKPFEVGEVYIKGTNVFKGYWQMPKKTEESFDNGWFKSGDLGYTDNSGRLFLVGRAKELIITGGLNVYPKEVENVLDSHPDVKESAVFGVKDDDFGERVEAAVVLDKGIDPQDLIDYCKKNLAHYKCPKRIHILDELPKNAMGKVQKNILIERFS, encoded by the coding sequence ATGAACATCTCACAGAAGATCCTCGACTCGTTGGAAGGCAACCCCAATAAGCGGCTTGTGTTTGAGGATACGATATACACATACGGATACATCGCCTCAATGATAAGAAAGGCTGCATCTTTACTTAGAAAGCTGGGCGTATCATTTGGCGATAGGGTTGCCCTTCAGCTGCCAAAATCCATGGAGTTTATCTATTTTCACTTTGCCAACATGCTGATAGGTGCAATAACACTGCCCTTAAACCCCTCATATTCAGAAGCAGAAACCGAGTATTACTTAAGCGACTCAGGCAGTTATCTTTTTATCACAACAAAGGAAAACAGTCAAAGGTTGAAAGGCGTTATCGATAGACTAAAAATAAAAACATTCCTCGTTGATGAGGAGATGGATAAAATAAACGATGTTGGTGAATATAAAGAAAAACCAACAACCCAACCCGACGATGTGGCGATTATCGCCTATACATCAGGAACGACAGGCAGAAGCAAGGGGGCTATGATAACCCACAAAAACCTGATTACAAACATGGAAGCCCTAAAAAAACTCTGGCGTATGACCGATAAAGACAAATTGCTCCATGTCTTGCCCATATTCCATGTTCACGGGTTGGTCGTGGCACTCCAGGGTGGTCTAAATGCAGCAATGGACATAGTAATGCATGAAAAATTCGACCCGATAAGGACGCTAAAAACCATAGAAAGCGAAAGAATTACGCTATTCATGGGCGTCCCAACCATATACTCACGCCTTACCGATGCCCTTCAAAAATTGGAAGGCAGGATAGACCTCTCCTCCATGAGATTGTTTATATCCGGCTCTGCCCCCTTAACAAAGGTGTTGTTTGAGAAATTCTATAGCCTAACAGGACATAGGATACTGGAAAGATACGGCATGAGCGAGGCAGGTATGATTACATCAAATCCCTATGAGCCCAAAGAGAGGATACCCCTAAGCGTGGGATACCCGCTTGAGGGATGCTCCATAAAGATAGTAAAAGATGGCAAAGAGGCAAAACCGTTTGAGGTGGGAGAGGTCTACATAAAGGGCACCAATGTTTTTAAAGGCTATTGGCAAATGCCCAAGAAAACGGAAGAGTCATTCGACAACGGCTGGTTTAAAAGCGGGGATCTGGGTTATACAGATAATTCAGGAAGGCTATTTTTGGTGGGAAGAGCCAAAGAGCTCATAATAACCGGAGGGTTGAATGTCTATCCAAAAGAGGTGGAAAATGTCTTAGACAGCCATCCAGATGTAAAAGAGAGCGCCGTTTTCGGTGTAAAAGACGACGATTTCGGCGAGAGGGTGGAGGCTGCCGTTGTTTTAGACAAAGGGATAGATCCGCAGGATTTAATCGATTACTGCAAAAAGAACCTTGCCCATTACAAATGCCCAAAGCGCATACACATACTGGACGAGTTGCCCAAAAATGCAATGGGTAAGGTGCAGAAAAACATATTAATTGAGAGGTTTTCTTGA
- the speB gene encoding agmatinase translates to MRFYCSLPNIKKAKTVLVGVPYDGTSTYRPGSRFAPQAIREASYGIESYSPYQDKDLRDIRFYDIGDMPLSYGDKKLNLNIIELFISKLISKGRRVVSLGGEHLITYPIVKAHAKKYKDLTVLQLDAHSDLIDSFRGETYSHATVMRRCSELVGFENLYQLGIRSMVKEDRLLPLRDVNMGLFDLSKAQEFLERIKDRPIYLTIDLDVLDPSIFNGTGTPEPGGISYKELIEFIKLLKGKRIVGADIVELSPHYDASGVSSVVAASITKEILLLIND, encoded by the coding sequence ATGAGGTTTTACTGCTCACTTCCCAACATTAAAAAAGCAAAAACAGTGCTGGTGGGTGTGCCTTACGATGGCACATCCACCTATAGACCCGGCTCAAGATTTGCACCACAAGCCATAAGGGAAGCATCATACGGTATAGAATCATACAGCCCGTATCAGGATAAAGACTTAAGGGATATAAGGTTTTACGACATCGGCGATATGCCTCTAAGTTATGGTGATAAAAAACTCAACCTCAACATAATAGAGCTGTTCATATCAAAGCTCATCTCAAAGGGCAGAAGGGTTGTTTCCTTAGGGGGTGAGCACCTCATAACCTATCCAATCGTGAAGGCTCATGCCAAAAAATACAAGGATTTAACCGTTTTACAACTCGATGCCCATAGCGATTTAATAGATTCATTCAGGGGGGAGACCTATTCACACGCAACGGTCATGAGGCGTTGCTCAGAGTTGGTGGGTTTTGAAAACCTCTATCAGTTAGGCATAAGGAGCATGGTAAAGGAAGATAGGCTCCTGCCGCTAAGGGATGTCAATATGGGGCTGTTTGACCTATCAAAGGCCCAAGAGTTTTTGGAAAGGATAAAGGACAGACCCATATACCTAACAATAGACCTGGATGTGCTCGATCCATCCATATTCAATGGAACAGGCACACCAGAACCCGGCGGCATCTCCTATAAAGAACTCATAGAATTCATAAAGCTCTTGAAAGGCAAAAGAATCGTCGGAGCCGATATTGTTGAGCTATCGCCTCATTACGATGCAAGCGGTGTATCATCGGTGGTGGCTGCAAGTATAACCAAAGAGATACTACTGCTTATCAACGATTAA